ATGATTACTATCACCGCCGCGGGTGCTAAACCCTCTGTTAAAGGCCCATCCGACTACTTCACCGGTACGGTGCGCATCGACGCGCCGTTCCAGGGCACCGAACCTGCCCGCATCGGCGGGGCGACTGTCACCTTCGAACCGGCGGCGCGCACCGCCTGGCACACCCATCCGCTGGGCCAGACGCTGATCGTCACCGCCGGCTCTGGCCTGGTTCAGGAGTGGGGCGGCCCGCTGCGCGAGATCCGCCCCGGCGACCAGGTGTGGATCCCGGCAGGCGTTAAGCACTGGCACGGGGCCGCGCCGGAAACCAGCATGACGCATATCGCCATTGCCGAAGCGCAGGACGGGAAAGTGGTCGACTGGATGGAGCAGGTCAGCGATGAACAGTATGCGTCACCGGTGAAATCCTGAAGGCAGGTGAGTGGAAAAAAACAGTAATTCGGTGCTGTCATGCGTCCGTACAGGGTGCCTGATGCCGCCCGGTAAGGTAAACCGACAGATTATCGGGATCAACGCTGACAGGTGCTCATCACGCTGCGCGGGGTTGTAAAAAAGGTCACTGAAGACGTGGCCTTGTAACGGTGGCAATACCATCACCTGAAGGCAGACTGTCGAGAGAAGCATGGGTCATAACGTCGTTTATCAACAGCGCACCGGAGGTGGTTTGCTGCAGGCGCTGGTGTGGCGGCTCAACGGGGGGAAATAAGCGCAGGATACAAATTTTGTGCAGGGCTGAATAAAGTCGGCGCATCGGGCGTTAACGCTGTATCTGCTTAAGGGAGATAACCCGATGATTCGTTCTGCCTGCCTGTTAAGCCTGATGTTCCCTGTCACCCCGTTCCGCTCGCCACGTGTCTCGATCGATACGGTTCGTTATCAGAATCGAGGTGTTTAATCATGCGTCATTGAGTTAAACACCTCTGCGTTTTAATTATTTTCATTAACAGCGGCGATACGTTTAATACGGCTATTGTACAGAGAGTAACCAGAGATGCGTTTCTGACGCGGCTTAAGTTCAGGGTTTCTGATCAGAACCCCTGCCTGTTGCACCGGTTATCGACTGAATATGTTGATAGGTTCGCACCTTTCCGTATTATTAACCTGTTGTTTTTAATATGCAAAGTAAAGCGTGGTTGGTGTTTCAGTTTTGATAAGGTCAAGGTGAAAGAAGGGGGGGGGCCATAATCATTAGTCAGAGCAGGGGAGTGTATAATAACGCATGCTCGAATGATAAGATTTTAAGGATGGAGAATTCCATTATTTTTATGATTTAAATCACCCATGCTTAAAATTAATTTTAGTGCCTGATGGCTTTTATTTTGCGCAAAAAAAACCGCCCCACAGGGGGGCGGTCAATATGCATTCAGGCACATCTTAAATATTTAACAATCAGCGGGCTAAGTAATAGTAGCCGTATGCTGAAAGCGCAAGGGACCTGTACGATTATTTACAAATGGCCCCTCTGCGGTTAAATAAAAAATCACGCTCCGTGCCGTTATCAGGTTCTGAAGCGGCTGACCGCCGCCGTCAGCACCGACACGTGTTCGTCCAGCTTCTCAGTCGCCGCCGCAGAAGTGTGAACCAGCGTGGCGTTCTTCTGGGTTACGCTGTCCATTTCGTTTACGGCCTGGTGTATCTGGCTGATGCCCAGCATCTGCTCACCGGACGCCAGTGATATTTCGCCGATAGATTCGGCGAGGTCAACCACCGTGGTAGCGATACCGCGGATGTTGCTGGCGGTGGCGTCGGTGACTTTCGACCCTTCCGCTACCAGCGACGTTGCCTCACGCATCACGTCCTTGATTTCCCGTGCGGCCACCGCGCTGCGCTGTGCCAGAGTTCTCACCTCACCGGCGACCACGGCAAAGCCGCGCCCGCTTTCGCCCGCTCGCGCCGCTTCCACCGCGGCGTTCAGCGCCAGGATATTGGTCTGGAAGGCGATGCCTTCAATCACGCCGGTAATCTCGCTGACCTTGTCCACGCTTCTGGCAATGCCGCTCATGGCGTCAGACATCTGGCCGGCGCTCTCACCGCCGTTACGCGCGCTTTTCGCCGCTTCACGCGCGTCCTGCGCCGCGCGTTCGGCGCCGCTGGCGTTGTTCCGCACCGTGGCGCTGAGCTGCTCCATGCTGGCCGCGGTCTGCTGCAGCGCCGACGCCTGCTGTTCCGTACGGGAAGCGAGTTCGTGGTTGCCGTTGCTGATGCCGTTTGCCACTTCGGCCACGTTAAAGGCGGTATCCTTCACGCCCGCCACCAGGGCACGCAGACGCTCCTGCATACCGGCCAGCGACGCCATCAGGCTGCTGCTGTCCCCCGGCCCGATCGCCGTTTCGGTGGTCAGATCGCCCTCTGCGATGGCCGTGGCCAGACGCACCGCCTCAGCCGGTTCACCACCCAGCTGGCTCTGCAGACGACGGGTGATCAGCCAGGTCATCAGGATACCCAGCAGGATTGAAAACCCGGTCAGGATATACAGCGTGGTGAATACGCCGGCCAGCAGGCGTGAGGATGAATCCAGCGTCGCGTTGGTGACCCTCTGCTGGTAATCAACCATTTCACCGATCGCCTTGCCATAGCTATCCGCGGCAGGCAGCAGCTGGTTAATAAACCACGCGCGTCGCGCTGCGTCGTCGGCCAGCGGATAAGTAAACAGCGCTGCGGCCTTCTCGCGCCAGGCGGCGCGCGTCTGTTCTATAACGGCTAACCGCAAAGAGGCTTCTTCGACCTCCTGCAGGTTAATGCCGGGAATCGACTTCGCCCCGTTGACCAGGCCGCGAAACATATCCGTTACCGCGTCATTCTTCTGCTGCAAAGTAATAAAAGTCTCTGATGTACGGGCCGCGCTATCATCATTACGCGCCAGCAGCCCCTGTACTTCGTTAAGCTGTTGCGAGAAAGTGTCCCGCAGGCCTCTTAATACCTCTAAGTCATTGAATCGCGCCGTAGTCAGCTTCTGCTGCTCCGAAGCGTTGTAAAGTTTATAGCCGGCGAAAAGTGAAACGCAGACGCCGCACAGGATGACGGTGGCGAAGGCCAGCGTCAGCATTTTTTTCACGCTCATTGTGTTTTTCATAATAAAAATTCATCCTTTCAGCTGCCGTGTTAGCGTGATTTTTTAAAAAAAGACGGACACCACTATTATCGGCATCAATAGGATTAACTTTACCGGTGCGACCGGTTTTTAACGGCCGGTTCGATTATTAAACTCTTTGCTATTCAAAAATTAGAGTTATATTACTGGGTTTTTTTTAAATGATCTTGTCAACCCAGAATATTTAACCTTGTACATCCATAAATATGAGATTCTTTAACAACCTGCGCGGCGTTGCTCAGGCTATCCGCGCAGGTGCCGGTTCGGCAGCGCCGTGGTGTACTTCACCTGGCTCAGCGCGTAAAAGACCTTAAACCCGGTCCTGACCATCGGCCATGGAGTGTAATGACAGTAGGGGCAGGTGGTCGTCAGGGAGAATAACGGGAAGGTCCTGGGGTGAATGCAAGAGTATAGTATGCATATGCCAGGCATATACATGTTCTGCCCGTACGCCTATAATGATCTGACCGGGAACTTTCCCCGGATCTGTTCAACCTGTGAGGGACAACTATGCGAACCGTATCCGTGTTTAAAAACGGTAACAACCGTGCTATCCGCCTGCCACGTGACCTGGACTTTGACGGCGTCAGCGAACTTGAGATCCTACGGGATGGCGATACCCTTATCCTGCGTCCCGTACGACCGACGTGGGGATCGTATCTGCAAGAGGAGAAAGCTGATAAGGACTTTATGGCCGATCGCGATGATGTTGTCAGTGATGAGGGGCGTTTTGAACTATGACTAAAACCTTCATGCTGGATACCAATATCTGCTCCTTTATCATGCGTGAGCAGCCGGAAACGGTGATTCGCCGTCTTGAACAGGCTGTACTGCGCAACCATCGCATCGTTGTCTCTGCGATTACGTATGCGGAGATGCGTTTCGGTGCAATCGGTAAAAAGGCTTCACCGCGCCATGCAAAGCTGGTTGAGGCATTCTGCAGCCGTCTTGATGCCATTCTGCCGTGGGACCGGGCTGCGGTAGACGCCACCACAGAGGTTAAGACTGCGCTCTTTGCCGCGGGCACGCCGATCGGGCCAAATGACACCGGCATTGCAGGCCATGCCATCTCCGCAGGGGCCGTTCTGGTGACCAACAACGTGCGAGAGTTTGAACGGGTAACGGGTCTGGCACTGGAAGACTGGGCAAAGTAAGCGTAGCGCCAGTACCCCTGGGTACTGGCGCGCTGGCAGGTCCGGACGGCGTCAGAAACGATACAGGCTGAACGCCTTTGGATCGAGAACCGGCTTTTTGCCCAGCAGCAGGTCGGCGGCGATTTCTGCTGAGACCGGGCTTTCGGTCATGCCCCAGCCGGTGGCGGTGTTGATCACCATCCCCGGATACTCCTTCACCTCGGAGATAATCGGGTTTTCATCCGGTGCGATGGACATCGCGCCGCTCCACTGGTCGATCAGTTTCGACGCTTTAAACGCCGGGAACTCGGCGCGCAGTTTTTCCAGCGAGCTGTTCAGCTCAGGCAGGTCCGGTGCGGCGACCATATCGCGGTTTTTCTCGAACGGCGATTCTTCACTGTTCTTCCAGTGCTTTGGCTGCATCAGCGTGTCGACCAGCTGTTTGTTCAGCGCGATATGCACCGGGAAGTCCGGCAGCGCCAGCAGCGGCAGATACTTATAGCCGTACATCAGGGATTCCTGCACCACCGGTGCCACGATCACGCGCGGCGAGGTGGCATAGGTGCCGTCGGCCTGTTCGCGGAAGTAGATGTTACCCGGCAGCGCCACGTTGCCGCCCGGCGCACCCGGCGCGCCGCTGATCAGCTGCTGTGACTGGTAGGCCGGCAGGGTAGGGACGCTTACGTTCAGGTTCTGCATAAACAGGCGTGACCATGCCCCGCCTGCCACCACCACCTGCGAGGTACGGATCGCGCCTTTCTCGGTCACCACGTCGGAAATCGCGCCGCCCTGGGTTTCAATGCCGCGCGCCGCACAGTTGGTGAAGATCTTAACGCCGATCTTTTTAGCATGCTCGGCCATCACAAACGCCGCCACTTCGGCGTCCAGGCTACCGGAGTCCTCTTCAAAACCGGCAATCTTCCATTCGGACTTCGCGCCGCGCAGGCGCTGGCTCAGTTCATCGCCCTGGATAATGCGGGTTCTGAACGGAATATCGCTGCCGGCTTCCTGACGTTTACGCTCGATCCAGGCTTTTACATGCTCGAGATCTTCGTCATCCAGCGGGACCTCAACGCGGCCCTGGGTACGGTAGGTGGTATCCGTGCCGATTCGGGCATTCATCTCGCGCCAGCGCTGTTTGGCAAGGTGGTGCAGCTGGAAGGTTTCATCCGGCATTTTGTAGGTCATTACCTGGCCGTAGAAGCGGCTCGACTGTTCGCCGGCGATGTTGCCTTTCTCCAGCACCACCACGGACAGGCCACGCTCAACCAGGTTGATGGCGGTCATGATGCCGAGGATGCCGCCGCCGATCACCACCACGTCAGACTGTTTCGGCAGCGGTTCGCTCAGGCCCGGCACAAAGCCGGAACGCGGCATGCCCGGCAGCAGGCGGCCTTCGCGGGTCAGCATCGGCGTAAGAATAGCGCCACCGGCCACGGCCAGCGCCGCGCCACCGAGTAAAAATTTTCTTCTTGTCAGTTTCATTGCAGAACGTCTCTCTGGTAGACGACAGGCGGCCGGGTGACATCCTGTGCCGGCACCTGTCAAATCAATATACCTGGGTAAAAACAGGCGTTATCCCTGTGCAGCTAATGGTTTTAATGGTTCGAAAATGATATTTCCGTTATCCGTATGCTTAATGGCAATTAATCCCGCGATAAGGACGTGGGAATAGCCTGTTGGTACCGAAACATAGGCTTGCGTTATTAACCAACGGGCAAAGCGATCCCCGGCAGGGAATTAACTATTTCGCCATGACGCGATTGTCTTTTTTAATGGCAATGAATCTCTTAATGCCATCCGACTTTTTACCTTTTTCCGTCTTTTAAGTGACAGGTGTGATAAGACCTGCCCGGAAGCATGGATTAAAAAGCAGCGTTTATTGGCATTGCCAGTGAGTCACATTAAATAGCCGTACTGTGTTTTCTCTGCGAAGCGTGTTTCTCTGTTACGAACCGGGAGCGGGTGGAAAATTCGCCAGAATAGCGTTTTTCTTACTGCCATGCCCCATAATGGTGCCGCACATTAACAAAGTTAGCGACAAAACAAAACGTCTTATGCACAGCGTGCTAACCGATAACTCCCTGAAAAATTCAGGGTTTTAACAATATTATTCATTAAAATGAATATAAATTGCATATAAATGCATTAAATCGCCCCCTGCTGGCAGGTAATTATTCATGCAAAAAAATTTGAAAAAAAACTTAAAATGACAAAATTGGTGGGGGATATTTAAGAGGGTGCGCTGTCATTCTGTCTGTATATAAAGCCAGATGGTTAAAGGGTCATTGAGACCCTTTGCGCCGCCAGAATATCCCGCCGGCGACCTGAGAGTAACGGTAAACCCGTTCTCTTAGCCGCCTGCGGCATCGGTGCTCAGGTTATCAGCAGACCAGCGCCTGACCATCTTTCCGGCTTTCGGAACCTGCAACATAGAAGCCCTGCGGATCGCGAACTATCGCCTGCGCGCCGCCAAAGTTATGACCCGACAGCGGATCTTCTACGCTAATCAGATGCCCCATCTCACGCAGCGTTGCCAGCACGTTGCGGTCAATGCCGGATTCGACCATCACCTCGCGCCCCTGCACCACGCGCCAGCGCGGGGCATCGATCGCCGCCTGCGGGTTCTGCTTATGCAGCATCACGCGCAGCGCCAGCTGCAGATGGCCCTGCGCCTGCATGGTGCCGCCCATTACGCCAAACGACATCAGCGGCTGCCCGGCCGCGTCCAGCGCAAACCCAGG
This window of the Erwinia sp. E602 genome carries:
- a CDS encoding methyl-accepting chemotaxis protein, producing the protein MKNTMSVKKMLTLAFATVILCGVCVSLFAGYKLYNASEQQKLTTARFNDLEVLRGLRDTFSQQLNEVQGLLARNDDSAARTSETFITLQQKNDAVTDMFRGLVNGAKSIPGINLQEVEEASLRLAVIEQTRAAWREKAAALFTYPLADDAARRAWFINQLLPAADSYGKAIGEMVDYQQRVTNATLDSSSRLLAGVFTTLYILTGFSILLGILMTWLITRRLQSQLGGEPAEAVRLATAIAEGDLTTETAIGPGDSSSLMASLAGMQERLRALVAGVKDTAFNVAEVANGISNGNHELASRTEQQASALQQTAASMEQLSATVRNNASGAERAAQDAREAAKSARNGGESAGQMSDAMSGIARSVDKVSEITGVIEGIAFQTNILALNAAVEAARAGESGRGFAVVAGEVRTLAQRSAVAAREIKDVMREATSLVAEGSKVTDATASNIRGIATTVVDLAESIGEISLASGEQMLGISQIHQAVNEMDSVTQKNATLVHTSAAATEKLDEHVSVLTAAVSRFRT
- a CDS encoding cupin domain-containing protein, coding for MITITAAGAKPSVKGPSDYFTGTVRIDAPFQGTEPARIGGATVTFEPAARTAWHTHPLGQTLIVTAGSGLVQEWGGPLREIRPGDQVWIPAGVKHWHGAAPETSMTHIAIAEAQDGKVVDWMEQVSDEQYASPVKS
- a CDS encoding type II toxin-antitoxin system VapC family toxin — protein: MTKTFMLDTNICSFIMREQPETVIRRLEQAVLRNHRIVVSAITYAEMRFGAIGKKASPRHAKLVEAFCSRLDAILPWDRAAVDATTEVKTALFAAGTPIGPNDTGIAGHAISAGAVLVTNNVREFERVTGLALEDWAK
- the vapB gene encoding type II toxin-antitoxin system VapB family antitoxin, translating into MRTVSVFKNGNNRAIRLPRDLDFDGVSELEILRDGDTLILRPVRPTWGSYLQEEKADKDFMADRDDVVSDEGRFEL
- a CDS encoding FAD-binding oxidoreductase, translating into MKLTRRKFLLGGAALAVAGGAILTPMLTREGRLLPGMPRSGFVPGLSEPLPKQSDVVVIGGGILGIMTAINLVERGLSVVVLEKGNIAGEQSSRFYGQVMTYKMPDETFQLHHLAKQRWREMNARIGTDTTYRTQGRVEVPLDDEDLEHVKAWIERKRQEAGSDIPFRTRIIQGDELSQRLRGAKSEWKIAGFEEDSGSLDAEVAAFVMAEHAKKIGVKIFTNCAARGIETQGGAISDVVTEKGAIRTSQVVVAGGAWSRLFMQNLNVSVPTLPAYQSQQLISGAPGAPGGNVALPGNIYFREQADGTYATSPRVIVAPVVQESLMYGYKYLPLLALPDFPVHIALNKQLVDTLMQPKHWKNSEESPFEKNRDMVAAPDLPELNSSLEKLRAEFPAFKASKLIDQWSGAMSIAPDENPIISEVKEYPGMVINTATGWGMTESPVSAEIAADLLLGKKPVLDPKAFSLYRF